From Salipiger profundus, a single genomic window includes:
- the modC gene encoding molybdenum ABC transporter ATP-binding protein, which translates to MSLTVALRHRLGHFDMDVAFDAPPGLTVLYGRSGSGKTTIINAVAGLLRPDAGRIAVDGRVLFDSEARVCLPPHKRRLGYIFQDARLFPHLTVRQNLLYGRHFAPEPAPEARIDHVVEMLGIGPLLARRPGRLSGGERQRVAIGRALLASPRLILADEPLAALDEARKAEILPYFERLRDEVATPILYVSHAPNEVARLATEVIALQDGRVVGQGSATELLGDPGVTPLGAGAAGAVLEVRVVDQHADGLTELEAPGGLRLLVPEVEAPAGTRLRVQIAAQDVMLATREPRDISALNIFRARVRTLRMGDGPGALVQLDAGGDLMLSRITRRSVTTLGLREGQEVFAIIKAVSVAKDAIARARRADG; encoded by the coding sequence ATGAGCCTGACCGTCGCGCTTCGCCATCGTCTCGGCCATTTCGACATGGATGTGGCGTTCGATGCCCCGCCCGGCCTGACCGTGCTCTACGGGCGGTCCGGCTCGGGCAAGACCACGATCATCAACGCCGTCGCCGGCCTGCTGCGCCCGGATGCCGGTCGCATCGCGGTCGACGGCCGGGTGCTCTTCGACAGCGAGGCGCGGGTCTGCCTCCCGCCGCACAAGCGCCGGCTCGGCTACATCTTCCAGGATGCGCGGCTGTTTCCACATCTCACGGTGCGGCAGAACCTGCTCTACGGGCGGCACTTCGCCCCCGAGCCCGCGCCCGAGGCCCGCATCGACCACGTCGTCGAGATGCTCGGCATCGGCCCACTGCTCGCCCGGCGGCCCGGACGACTTTCGGGCGGCGAACGCCAGCGGGTCGCCATCGGCCGGGCGTTGCTCGCGAGCCCGCGCCTGATCCTTGCCGACGAACCTCTGGCCGCCCTCGACGAGGCGCGCAAGGCCGAGATCCTGCCCTACTTCGAGCGGCTGCGCGACGAGGTGGCGACGCCCATCCTCTACGTCAGCCACGCCCCGAACGAGGTTGCCCGGCTCGCGACCGAGGTCATCGCCCTTCAGGACGGGCGCGTCGTCGGCCAGGGCTCGGCGACCGAGCTGCTGGGAGATCCCGGCGTGACACCCCTGGGGGCCGGTGCCGCAGGCGCGGTGCTCGAGGTTCGGGTGGTGGATCAGCACGCCGACGGGCTGACCGAGCTTGAGGCGCCCGGCGGCCTGCGTCTTCTCGTGCCCGAGGTCGAAGCCCCGGCAGGCACGCGCCTGCGGGTGCAGATCGCGGCGCAGGACGTCATGCTCGCCACGCGGGAACCACGCGACATCTCGGCGCTCAACATCTTCAGGGCCCGCGTGCGGACGTTGCGCATGGGCGACGGCCCCGGTGCGCTCGTCCAGCTCGACGCGGGCGGCGACCTGATGCTGTCGCGGATCACGCGTCGCTCGGTGACCACGCTCGGGCTGAGGGAAGGCCAGGAGGTCTTCGCCATCATCAAGGCGGTCTCGGTCGCCAAGGATGCCATCGCCCGTGCCCGACGCGCGGACGGCTGA
- a CDS encoding UDP-2,3-diacylglucosamine diphosphatase, giving the protein MPSSPAGKDAQSSLRSVFLSDLHLGARACRPSQVLNFLREVDAAKIYLVGDIFDLWHGGRIYWSDTHEAVLSDLRDRARDGARIVYLPGNHDAVMRAPDANIEDWELREAVIHKTAEGRRLLVLHGDQCDPRFLRWHFMTRLGSRLDAVLRQVDDWQRKRGELSPEDRSPAQRIIDRANQLMAMGDRFEQRLIRLARASGTTGVICGHSHKPALRQHEGILYANCGDWIDSLTALAEDQRGQLRLIEHVPAPQPSASRALPAQAAAEKGALAGGVA; this is encoded by the coding sequence ATGCCGTCCTCTCCCGCCGGCAAAGACGCCCAGAGCAGCCTTCGGAGCGTATTTCTCTCCGATCTGCACCTCGGGGCCCGCGCCTGCCGACCGTCCCAAGTCCTGAACTTCCTGCGCGAGGTCGACGCGGCCAAGATCTACCTCGTGGGTGACATCTTCGATCTCTGGCACGGCGGACGGATCTACTGGAGCGACACACATGAGGCCGTGCTTTCCGACCTGAGAGACCGGGCAAGGGACGGCGCACGCATCGTCTACCTGCCGGGCAACCACGACGCCGTCATGCGGGCCCCGGATGCCAATATCGAAGACTGGGAACTGCGCGAGGCGGTCATCCACAAGACCGCCGAAGGGCGCCGGCTTCTCGTGCTGCACGGCGACCAGTGTGACCCCCGCTTCCTGCGCTGGCATTTCATGACCCGTCTCGGCAGCCGGCTCGACGCGGTGCTGCGACAGGTGGACGACTGGCAACGCAAGCGGGGCGAGCTATCGCCCGAGGATCGCAGCCCGGCCCAGCGTATCATCGACCGCGCCAACCAACTGATGGCGATGGGCGACCGGTTCGAGCAGCGGCTGATCCGGCTGGCGCGCGCCTCCGGCACGACCGGGGTGATCTGCGGCCACTCTCACAAGCCTGCCCTGCGCCAGCACGAGGGTATCCTCTACGCCAACTGCGGCGACTGGATCGACAGCCTCACCGCGCTCGCCGAGGACCAGCGCGGCCAGCTCCGGCTCATCGAACATGTGCCCGCGCCGCAGCCCAGCGCGTCCCGTGCCCTGCCCGCGCAGGCCGCAGCCGAAAAGGGCGCGCTCGCCGGAGGTGTCGCATGA
- a CDS encoding ceramide glucosyltransferase has translation MIEAILFAIVAATLGTHLLTAALAAWRHRSAAAPDTEDHRLPYVSLVRPVCGVDAFDAETLASSFRQDYPRYEIIFCAPSESDPAVALVRRLIAENPQIEATLLCGETRMSGNPKLNNVAKGYRAARSEWVVMTDSNLLLPPDYLRTLAATWQSDTGLVSSPPSGIRPGNFWGAVECAFLNTSQGRWQLAADSLGMGFAQGKTLFWNRKVLEAGGGLPALGRNLAEDVASTKLVRAQGLRVRLTPKLFPQPVGDRSARFVWDRQLRWSRVRRDGFPLIFMAEIAQGPLVPVAALVTLAALGTVPWILLPVLLLAWYGAEIALARVAGWPATPRDLAAMIVRDALLPALWLATWTGRGITWRGTDMAPAGTAGPAE, from the coding sequence ATGATCGAAGCCATTCTGTTTGCCATCGTCGCCGCGACACTCGGTACCCACCTGCTCACCGCCGCGCTGGCCGCGTGGCGTCACCGGTCGGCAGCCGCTCCCGACACCGAGGACCACCGGCTGCCCTACGTTTCGCTCGTGCGGCCCGTCTGCGGCGTCGATGCCTTCGACGCCGAGACGCTGGCCTCGTCCTTCCGGCAGGATTACCCGCGCTACGAGATCATCTTCTGCGCCCCCTCGGAAAGCGATCCGGCGGTCGCGCTGGTGCGCCGCCTGATCGCCGAGAACCCGCAGATCGAGGCGACGCTCCTCTGCGGCGAAACCCGGATGAGTGGCAACCCCAAGCTCAACAACGTCGCCAAGGGCTACCGCGCGGCCCGCAGCGAATGGGTGGTGATGACCGACAGCAACCTGCTGCTGCCGCCGGACTACCTGCGCACGCTCGCCGCCACATGGCAAAGCGACACGGGGCTTGTCTCCTCGCCGCCGTCGGGCATCCGCCCGGGCAACTTCTGGGGCGCCGTGGAATGCGCCTTTCTCAATACATCGCAGGGGCGCTGGCAGCTCGCGGCCGACTCGCTGGGCATGGGCTTCGCGCAAGGCAAGACGCTGTTCTGGAACCGCAAGGTGCTGGAAGCCGGCGGCGGCCTGCCTGCCCTTGGCCGAAACCTTGCCGAGGATGTCGCCTCGACCAAGCTGGTGCGGGCGCAGGGCCTGCGGGTCCGGCTGACCCCTAAGCTCTTTCCGCAACCCGTGGGCGACCGCAGCGCGCGTTTCGTATGGGACCGCCAGCTGCGCTGGAGCCGCGTCCGGCGTGACGGCTTTCCGCTGATCTTCATGGCCGAGATCGCGCAGGGGCCGCTGGTGCCGGTCGCGGCCCTCGTCACCCTCGCGGCGCTGGGAACGGTGCCGTGGATTCTGCTCCCGGTGCTGCTGCTGGCCTGGTATGGGGCAGAGATCGCGCTGGCGCGCGTTGCCGGCTGGCCGGCAACGCCCCGAGACCTGGCCGCGATGATCGTCCGGGACGCCTTGCTTCCGGCGCTCTGGCTTGCCACATGGACGGGGCGCGGCATCACGTGGCGCGGAACGGATATGGCGCCCGCAGGCACGGCGGGCCCTGCGGAGTAG
- a CDS encoding DedA family protein: protein MFGLETVTALIAKNGLAIVAPIAVLEGPIVTVIAAWLASRGLLDVWSVSVVVILADLFGDVLFYALGRWGLHRLPLRWRYRMGLSRGRLAQVAGHFKDRGGRTLVFGKLTHSAGAAVLVAAGLARMPMLKFFWVNLLATIPKSLFFVVIGYAFGAAYSQIDDWIARASLLLLGLLVMGGIIWFLKRAARK from the coding sequence TTGTTCGGATTGGAAACAGTGACGGCCCTGATCGCCAAGAACGGTCTGGCCATCGTGGCGCCCATCGCGGTGCTTGAGGGGCCCATCGTCACGGTCATCGCCGCATGGCTCGCCAGCCGCGGCCTGCTCGACGTATGGAGCGTCAGCGTCGTGGTCATCCTCGCGGATCTCTTCGGCGACGTGCTGTTCTACGCCCTCGGGCGCTGGGGCCTGCATCGCCTGCCGCTGCGCTGGCGCTACCGGATGGGCCTGAGCCGGGGGCGGCTCGCGCAGGTGGCCGGGCATTTCAAGGACCGGGGCGGACGCACGCTCGTCTTCGGCAAGCTCACCCATTCCGCCGGGGCCGCGGTGCTGGTCGCCGCCGGGCTGGCGCGGATGCCGATGCTGAAGTTCTTCTGGGTCAACCTTCTGGCAACGATCCCCAAGAGCCTGTTCTTCGTGGTGATCGGCTATGCCTTCGGCGCCGCCTACAGCCAGATCGACGACTGGATCGCCCGCGCCTCGCTGCTTCTGCTCGGCCTGCTCGTCATGGGTGGCATCATCTGGTTTCTCAAGCGCGCGGCCCGGAAATGA
- a CDS encoding glycosyltransferase family 2 protein, with product MTRAPTISCIIPAYNEAPRIGAVLAAVKGHPMIDEVIVVDDGSADGTADEADRHAADAPALRVFRQPRNGGKTRAVARGIAEARCSHILLLDSDLLGLDADQIGALISPVTEGRAEATLSLRRNAPLPWRLIGIDYISGERVMPRHLLADRTDTLQELPRFGLEVFINRLWLEADLRVAVVRWPGVESPFKHEKRGGWIDGLRADVAMLGDIFRTVPPTETLRQIRGLRARRV from the coding sequence ATGACACGGGCGCCGACCATCTCCTGCATCATCCCCGCCTACAACGAGGCTCCGCGCATCGGCGCGGTGCTGGCGGCGGTGAAGGGGCACCCGATGATCGACGAGGTCATCGTGGTCGATGACGGCTCGGCCGACGGCACCGCCGACGAGGCCGACCGGCACGCGGCGGACGCCCCCGCACTGCGCGTCTTCCGCCAGCCCCGGAACGGCGGCAAGACCCGCGCCGTGGCGCGCGGAATCGCGGAGGCGCGGTGCAGCCACATCCTGCTTCTCGACAGCGACCTGCTCGGGCTCGACGCGGACCAGATCGGCGCGCTGATCTCCCCGGTGACCGAGGGGCGGGCCGAGGCCACGCTCAGCCTGCGCCGCAACGCGCCCCTGCCCTGGCGACTGATCGGGATCGACTACATCTCGGGCGAGCGCGTGATGCCGCGCCACCTGCTGGCCGACCGGACCGACACGCTGCAAGAACTGCCGCGCTTCGGGCTCGAGGTCTTCATCAACCGGCTGTGGCTCGAGGCCGACCTGCGGGTCGCCGTGGTCCGCTGGCCCGGCGTCGAGAGCCCCTTCAAGCACGAGAAGCGCGGCGGCTGGATCGACGGGCTGCGCGCCGACGTCGCCATGCTGGGCGACATCTTCCGCACCGTGCCGCCGACCGAGACCCTGCGCCAGATCCGCGGCCTGCGCGCCCGGCGCGTCTGA
- a CDS encoding aromatic ring-hydroxylating oxygenase subunit alpha: MTIHDPAAELRANVATPFEAARAMPISVYTSETFLALEQEHVFAKSWLCAGRADALKAPGDYLTMEIAGEPIIVLRDRQGTLRAMSNVCRHRMSILLEGRGTVRTIICPYHAWTYNLDGSLRGAPAMELNESFCKEASGLPAIRCVDWKGWIMVTLDPDLPEPGETLREMDDLVGYLPMQDYVEVFREEHRWNTNWKILAENFMESYHLPMCHGGTIGGAVDLKKMTCPEGFPGFNFHHILKDDSVALSIAHRDNTTLEGDDRYRTWLISVYPSLMITLTPGYFWYLCLTPDGPGHVKILYGGGLHPDFASDPEAPAHFEALKTLLDAVNDEDRGCTERVWKGMQARHAKPGALSHLERPNYEFARWIAGRMPG; encoded by the coding sequence ATGACCATCCACGACCCGGCTGCCGAACTTCGGGCCAATGTCGCCACGCCCTTCGAGGCGGCGCGGGCGATGCCGATTTCCGTCTACACCTCCGAGACCTTCCTCGCGCTCGAGCAGGAGCACGTCTTCGCGAAAAGCTGGCTCTGCGCGGGCCGTGCCGACGCGCTGAAGGCGCCGGGCGACTACCTGACGATGGAGATCGCCGGTGAGCCGATCATCGTGCTGCGCGACCGGCAGGGGACGCTGCGGGCGATGTCGAACGTCTGCCGGCACCGCATGTCGATCCTGCTGGAGGGGCGCGGCACCGTGCGGACGATCATCTGCCCCTACCACGCATGGACCTACAACCTCGATGGCTCGCTGCGCGGTGCGCCGGCGATGGAGCTCAACGAGAGCTTCTGCAAGGAAGCCTCCGGCCTGCCGGCAATCCGCTGCGTAGACTGGAAGGGATGGATCATGGTCACGCTCGACCCCGACCTGCCCGAGCCCGGGGAGACGCTGCGCGAGATGGACGATCTCGTCGGCTACCTGCCGATGCAGGATTACGTCGAGGTCTTCCGCGAAGAGCATCGCTGGAACACCAACTGGAAGATCCTCGCCGAGAACTTCATGGAGAGCTACCACCTGCCGATGTGCCACGGGGGCACCATCGGCGGCGCCGTGGACCTGAAGAAGATGACCTGTCCCGAGGGCTTCCCGGGCTTCAACTTCCACCACATCCTCAAGGACGACTCGGTGGCGCTGAGCATCGCGCACCGGGACAACACCACGCTCGAGGGAGACGACCGTTACCGGACGTGGCTCATCTCGGTCTACCCGTCGCTGATGATTACCCTCACGCCGGGGTATTTCTGGTATCTCTGCCTCACGCCCGACGGGCCGGGGCACGTGAAGATCCTCTACGGCGGCGGGTTGCACCCGGATTTCGCCAGCGATCCCGAAGCACCGGCGCATTTCGAGGCGCTGAAGACGCTGCTCGATGCGGTCAACGACGAGGACCGGGGCTGCACCGAGCGGGTCTGGAAGGGCATGCAGGCGCGCCACGCGAAACCCGGTGCCCTGTCGCACCTGGAGCGGCCAAACTACGAGTTCGCGCGCTGGATCGCCGGGCGTATGCCTGGCTGA
- a CDS encoding L,D-transpeptidase, translated as MSDRLTRRHALATGLAVAGTALLPATVRAEGIQRRNTSSFSMQDWRDHFEDLGKASVVCDTTSRALHFWSGDGKDYRIYPTSVPLTEELTKRGYTEIVRKKVGPSWTPTPSQLERYPDWKPIPPGPENPLGTHAMYLSWPAYIIHGTHDTRKIGRRSSDGCIGLYNEKIAELYQLCPIGTQVRVI; from the coding sequence ATGTCTGATCGCCTGACGAGGCGCCATGCCCTCGCCACCGGGCTGGCTGTCGCCGGAACGGCCCTGCTGCCCGCCACCGTCCGGGCCGAGGGTATTCAACGGCGCAACACGTCCAGCTTTTCGATGCAGGACTGGCGCGATCACTTCGAGGATCTCGGCAAGGCGAGCGTCGTCTGCGACACCACCTCGCGGGCGCTGCACTTCTGGTCCGGGGATGGCAAAGACTACCGGATCTATCCAACGTCGGTGCCCCTCACCGAAGAGCTGACGAAACGTGGCTACACCGAGATCGTGCGCAAGAAGGTGGGGCCCTCGTGGACGCCGACGCCTTCGCAGCTCGAACGCTACCCCGACTGGAAGCCGATCCCGCCGGGGCCCGAGAACCCGCTGGGCACCCATGCCATGTACCTGAGCTGGCCCGCCTATATCATCCACGGCACGCACGATACGCGGAAGATCGGCCGCCGCAGTTCGGACGGCTGCATCGGTCTCTACAACGAGAAGATCGCCGAGCTTTACCAGCTATGTCCCATCGGCACGCAGGTGCGGGTGATCTGA
- a CDS encoding L,D-transpeptidase, whose translation MIALLKTRLTLVLAMALPVVLSACGVVPAAMQPGGISAETRAMYAATEYEGIEVPAIPAEYLSEEKKRQLVEYHAPYPAGSIVVDPGGKYLYHLQGDDTAMRYLVAVGAAGHSFSGRATIPVKRDWPSWTPTKNMLKRDPETYGPVASGLPGGLDNPLGARALYLYRNGRDTLYRIHGTPSPWTVGHATSSGCIRLFNQDIIHLGDEVDRGAQVIVLDKSEAGKWTADDGAEEPAA comes from the coding sequence ATGATCGCACTCCTCAAGACCCGCCTGACGCTGGTACTGGCCATGGCGTTGCCGGTGGTGCTGTCCGCCTGCGGCGTCGTTCCGGCGGCCATGCAGCCCGGCGGCATCAGCGCCGAGACCCGCGCGATGTACGCCGCGACGGAGTACGAGGGGATCGAGGTTCCGGCGATTCCGGCCGAGTACCTCTCGGAGGAAAAGAAGCGGCAGCTGGTGGAATATCACGCGCCCTATCCGGCGGGCAGCATCGTGGTCGATCCCGGCGGCAAGTATCTTTACCACCTGCAAGGCGACGACACCGCGATGCGCTACCTCGTGGCGGTGGGCGCGGCAGGGCACAGCTTCTCGGGCAGGGCGACGATCCCGGTCAAGCGCGACTGGCCATCGTGGACCCCCACCAAGAACATGCTGAAGCGCGACCCCGAGACCTACGGCCCCGTGGCCTCGGGTCTGCCGGGCGGGCTCGACAACCCGCTGGGCGCACGGGCGCTCTACCTCTATCGCAACGGTCGGGACACGCTCTACCGCATTCATGGCACGCCGAGCCCCTGGACCGTCGGGCATGCCACATCGTCGGGCTGCATTCGCCTGTTCAACCAGGACATCATCCATCTTGGAGACGAGGTCGACCGGGGTGCGCAGGTCATCGTGCTGGACAAGAGCGAGGCCGGCAAATGGACGGCCGATGATGGCGCCGAAGAGCCCGCCGCCTGA
- the rimO gene encoding 30S ribosomal protein S12 methylthiotransferase RimO yields MRAMQNPPDLRPDLARARISETKRDGQPTIGMVSLGCPKALVDSERILTRLRAEGYGISPDYSGADAVIVNTCGFLDSAKAESLEAIGEALAENGRVIVTGCLGAEPDYITGAHPKVLAVTGPHQYEQVLDAVHGAVPPAPDPFVDLLPSSGVKLTPRHYSYLKISEGCNHACKFCIIPDMRGKLASRPHRAVMREAEKLVEAGVKELLVISQDTSAYGTDWKDREVKAPILPLARDLGSLGAWVRMHYVYPYPHVRDLIPLMEGTAEAAEGGILPYLDIPFQHAHPDTLKRMARPAAAARTLDEIAAWRAACPDVVLRSTFIVGYPGETEEEFQTLLDWMDEAQLDRVGCFQYENVAGARSNALPDHVPAEVKQDRWDRFMEKAQAISEAKLAAKVGRKMDVIVDLVEDDAATCRTKADAPEIDGNLFIDEGHERLSPGDIVTVEVDEAGEYDLWGRPV; encoded by the coding sequence ATGCGCGCCATGCAGAATCCTCCCGACCTGCGCCCCGACCTGGCGCGCGCCCGCATCTCGGAAACCAAACGCGACGGCCAGCCGACCATCGGCATGGTCTCGCTCGGCTGCCCCAAGGCGCTGGTGGACAGCGAACGCATCCTCACCCGGCTGCGCGCCGAGGGCTACGGCATCTCGCCCGACTACAGCGGCGCCGACGCGGTGATCGTGAACACCTGCGGCTTCCTCGACAGCGCCAAGGCGGAAAGCCTTGAGGCCATCGGCGAGGCGCTGGCCGAAAACGGCCGGGTGATCGTCACGGGCTGTCTCGGGGCGGAACCCGACTACATCACCGGCGCGCACCCCAAGGTGCTGGCCGTGACCGGGCCGCACCAGTACGAGCAGGTGCTCGACGCCGTGCACGGCGCGGTGCCGCCCGCGCCCGATCCCTTCGTGGACCTGCTGCCGTCGTCGGGCGTGAAGCTCACGCCCCGTCATTACAGCTACCTCAAGATCTCCGAGGGCTGCAATCACGCCTGCAAGTTCTGCATCATCCCCGACATGCGCGGCAAGCTCGCTTCTCGCCCGCATCGCGCGGTGATGCGCGAGGCCGAGAAGCTGGTCGAGGCGGGCGTGAAGGAGCTGCTGGTCATCAGCCAGGATACCTCGGCCTATGGCACCGACTGGAAGGACCGCGAGGTGAAGGCGCCGATCCTGCCGCTGGCGCGCGATCTGGGCAGCCTAGGCGCCTGGGTGCGGATGCACTACGTCTACCCCTACCCGCACGTCCGCGACCTGATCCCGCTGATGGAAGGCACCGCCGAGGCGGCCGAGGGCGGCATCCTGCCCTACCTCGACATTCCCTTCCAGCACGCCCACCCGGACACCCTCAAGCGCATGGCGCGGCCTGCCGCCGCCGCCCGCACGCTCGACGAGATCGCCGCCTGGCGCGCCGCCTGCCCCGATGTGGTGCTGCGGTCGACCTTCATCGTCGGCTACCCCGGCGAGACCGAGGAAGAGTTCCAGACCCTCCTCGACTGGATGGACGAGGCGCAGCTCGACCGTGTCGGCTGCTTCCAGTACGAGAACGTCGCCGGCGCGCGCTCGAACGCGCTGCCCGACCACGTGCCCGCAGAGGTCAAGCAGGACCGCTGGGACCGCTTCATGGAAAAGGCGCAGGCCATCTCCGAGGCGAAGCTTGCCGCCAAGGTCGGCCGGAAAATGGACGTGATCGTCGATCTGGTCGAGGACGACGCCGCCACCTGCCGCACCAAGGCAGACGCGCCCGAGATCGACGGCAACCTCTTCATCGACGAGGGCCACGAGCGGCTTTCGCCGGGTGATATCGTCACGGTCGAGGTCGACGAGGCCGGTGAATACGACCTCTGGGGACGGCCGGTCTAG